A single window of Actinoallomurus bryophytorum DNA harbors:
- a CDS encoding SDR family oxidoreductase, protein MSQTDLVTGAFGYSGTYLRRRLEAAGHTVRTLTNHPSRDADIAVFPLGFDDPGALDAAFEGVTTFYNTYWTRYEPGGTTHPQAVTNTAALMAAAARAGVERVVHLSITNPDPTSFYAYYRGKAEVEDLIRAGGTSYAIVRPSVIFGGQDILINNIAWLLRQFHVFAIPGDGRYRLRPVYVEDLADLCVRLGAERDDVVVDAIGPESFAFEDLVATIAGAIGTAFRPVHLSPAVVSLVLRGMSLLTRDVVLTRDEIDGLMAELVMVEGEATCPTSLTGYLREHAAEIGREYQSELARRKPLRRPAFT, encoded by the coding sequence ATGAGCCAGACAGACCTTGTGACCGGAGCGTTCGGATACTCCGGAACCTATCTCAGGCGCCGGCTCGAGGCGGCGGGCCACACGGTACGCACGCTGACCAACCATCCGTCGCGGGACGCGGACATCGCGGTGTTCCCCCTCGGGTTCGACGACCCCGGCGCGCTCGACGCGGCCTTCGAGGGGGTCACGACCTTCTACAACACGTACTGGACCCGGTACGAGCCGGGCGGGACGACTCACCCGCAGGCCGTCACCAACACCGCGGCGCTGATGGCGGCCGCCGCACGTGCGGGCGTCGAACGCGTGGTGCACCTCAGCATCACCAACCCGGACCCCACCTCGTTCTACGCCTATTACCGCGGCAAGGCCGAGGTGGAGGACCTCATCAGGGCCGGCGGCACGTCCTACGCCATCGTCCGGCCCAGCGTGATCTTCGGCGGGCAGGACATCCTGATCAACAACATCGCGTGGCTGCTCCGGCAGTTCCACGTGTTCGCGATCCCCGGGGACGGGCGCTACCGCCTGCGTCCGGTGTACGTGGAGGACCTCGCCGACCTGTGCGTACGGCTCGGAGCGGAGCGGGACGACGTGGTCGTCGACGCGATCGGGCCCGAGTCGTTCGCGTTCGAGGACCTGGTCGCGACCATCGCCGGAGCCATCGGGACGGCGTTCCGCCCCGTCCATCTCTCACCGGCCGTCGTCTCGCTCGTGTTGCGGGGGATGTCGCTGCTGACCAGGGACGTCGTGCTCACCCGCGACGAGATCGACGGCCTCATGGCCGAGCTCGTCATGGTCGAGGGCGAGGCGACGTGCCCCACCTCGCTGACCGGCTACCTGCGCGAGCACGCCGCCGAGATCGGCCGTGAATACCAGTCCGAGCTCGCGCGCCGAAAGCCGCTGCGGCGGCCCGCGTTCACCTGA